From the genome of Lotus japonicus ecotype B-129 chromosome 6, LjGifu_v1.2, one region includes:
- the LOC130725724 gene encoding HMG1/2-like protein, giving the protein MKGGNSRTGSKSTDSKLAVKKNGGGVTKPARNTAWFHKLKTPPPPDEFLVFLRDFVRKQFNKELHDNKPLSAAIMAKAACSKWKTMSDAEKASYAAEAQRLKTAYYENHVLTEKLKALNM; this is encoded by the coding sequence ATGAAAGGTGGAAATTCTAGGACCGGATCTAAGAGCACTGATTCCAAGCTTGCTGTGAAAAAGAATGGTGGAGGCGTCACCAAGCCGGCCAGGAACACAGCGTGGTTCCATAAGCTAAAGACACCTCCTCCTCCAGATGAGTTCTTGGTCTTCCTCCGGGATTTTGTTAGGAAACAGTTCAATAAGGAACTTCATGATAACAAACCTTTGTCTGCTGCTATTATGGCTAAAGCTGCTTGTTCTAAATGGAAGACCATGTCTGATGCTGAGAAAGCGTCCTATGCCGCCGAAGCACAAAGACTGAAAACAGCTTATTATGAGAATCACGTTCTTACCGAGAAACTAAAGGCTCTCAATATGTAG
- the LOC130725725 gene encoding serine/threonine-protein phosphatase 7 long form homolog: MADQEVIKLGPRNDSVLYLQKDGKHVSIAAWNQINRILKVRKYRDFRDFIPAEIVGHLRQAGFYEAALAGSLKLDKVLISAMVERWRPETHTFHMSFGECTITLQDVDVHLGLPIDGNPVTGVTWCDWSELVEDLLGVVPPASAIKGGGLKLVWLGEQFNFHNLGGADPIQLMYAARAYILRLIGTFLLCDHTGSHVPLRYLILLRDFEETAKDWQLCLFDTSVGMAKDSRNRPGSTEAAPWPPTRGKFVWKPYSDRVLNGLSEHCRENMHLWRTVVPMVLYHVSEWHQPDRVMQQFGMFQPVPDAPSQLNEMHDISLKGKEKQNWVHNMRGFIQLWSERHQRLANQPETNTLVGPNDEYMIWYDKYSVRWLTRAAAARGQMAMRVQHVWYGLTPEGRPLYTDHDLQNQAARCLTLCHASDRISHPAASVPSFPMEFTHATTNDIPPTGKEEGEGLGRRRESQIPEHVIIQGGTLPPPHGQYSLYPLDLNETYRPYYYGAGSSGVPDDQEETPM; this comes from the exons ATGGCTGACCAAGAAGTGATCAAATTGGGTCCGAGGAATGATAGTGTGTTGTATTTGCAAAAGGATGGCAAGCACGTGTCTATTGCTGCATGGAACCAAATAAATAGAATTCTGAAAGTGAGAAAATATCGGGATTTTCGAGATTTTATTCCCGCTGAAATTGTAGGCCACCTTCGTCAAGCCGGATTTTACGAAGCCGCCTTAGCTGGGTCTCTGAAACTTGACAAAGTTTTAATATCAGCTATGGTGGAGCGATGGAGGCCTGAGACACACACGTTTCATATGTCGTTCGGAGAGTGTACTATCACTCTGCAAGATGTTGATGTTCATCTTGGCTTACCCATTGATGGGAATCCTGTCACCGGAGTTACTTGGTGTGATTGGTCTGAGCTTGTAGAGGACTTGCTCGGAGTGGTGCCACCCGCCAGTGCTATCAAAGGAGGTGGCTTGAAGTTGGTTTGGCTAGGTGagcaatttaattttcataatcTAGGCGGTGCCGACCCGATACAACTTATGTATGCTGCAAGAGCATACATCTTACGACTAATTGGCACTTTCTTACTATGTGACCACACCGGTTCACATGTCCCTCTTAGATATCTCATTCTCTTACGAGACTTTGAGGAGACCGCAAA AGATTGGCAGCTGTGCTTATTTGATACAAGTGTGGGCATGGCTAAGGATTCCAGGAATCGGCCCGGATCCACCGAGGCTGCACCGTGGCCTCCCACTCGCGGCAAG TTTGTGTGGAAGCCGTACTCTGATCGTGTTCTCAATGGGCTTTCGGAACATTGTCGAGAAAACATGCATTTATGGAGAACTGTGGTGCCAATGGTACTCTATCACGTTTCAGAGTGGCATCAACCGGATCGAGTTATGCAACAATTCGGGATGTTTCAACCTGTACCGGATGCACCGTCTCAACTTAATGAAATGCATGATATTTCTCTGAAAGGGAAGGAAAAGCAGAATTGGGTACATAACATGCGTGGTTTTATACAGCTGTGGTCGGAGAGGCACCAGAGGTTGGCTAACCAACCCGAGACTAATACTCTTGTTGGGCCAAATGATGAGTACATGATTTGGTACGACAAGTATTCTGTTCGTTGGTTGACGCGTGCGGCTGCAGCAAGAGGGCAAATG GCTATGCGCGTTCAACATGTATGGTATGGACTGACACCTGAAGGTCGCCCACTATACACGGATCATGACCTTCAGAACCAAGCTGCTCGTTGCCTTACACTTTGCCATGCAAGTGACAGGATATCTCATCCCGCTGCATCGGTTCCTAGCTTTCCTATGGAGTTTACACACGCAACCACAAATGACATACCGCCGACTGGAAAAGAAGAAGGGGAAGGTCTTGGAAGACGGCGAGAATCTCAGATTCCTGAACATGTTATTATTCAGGGGGGAACACTACCACCTCCACATGGACAGTACTCATTGTACCCCCTTGATCTGAATGAGACATACCGACCATACTATTATGGGGCGGGGTCCTCTGGTGTTCCTGATGATCAGGAAGAGACACCGATGTAG